From Desmodus rotundus isolate HL8 chromosome 10, HLdesRot8A.1, whole genome shotgun sequence, one genomic window encodes:
- the MINAR2 gene encoding major intrinsically disordered NOTCH2-binding receptor 1-like — translation MDLSALPNNNHPDKFLQLDVKLLMRNSALLQAGLARFPGGNFPAAQNWQNLVYSQREKKNITAQRLRGFSMKGAVSTETPPPPLSSVLKNNPLYGDVSLEEAMEDRKKNPSWTIEEYDKRSLHSNLSGHLKENPNDLRFWLGDMYTPGFDTLLKKEEEQEKHSKYCRIGLILLLVACILVSIVTVSTFFT, via the exons ATGGATCTCTCTGCTTTGCCAAATAACAACCACCCTGACAAGTTCCTGCAGCTGGACGTGAAGTTGCTAATGAGGAACTCGGCCCTCCTTCAGGCTGGTTTGGCGAGGTTTCCGGGTGGGAACTTCCCTGCTGCACAGAACTGGCAAAACCTCGTCTACTCGCAG agagaaaagaagaacatTACTGCTCAGCGACTGAGGGGATTCAGCATGAAGGGTGCTGTCTCCACAGAGACCCCCCCGCCGCCCCTCTCATCAGTTCTGAAGAATAACCCGCTATATGGGGACGTGAGTTTGGAGGAAGCTAtggaagacaggaaaaagaatCCTTCGTGGACCATCGAGGAGTATGACAAGCGCTCCCTGCACTCCAACCTGTCTGGGCATCTGAAG GAAAATCCCAATGACCTACGGTTTTGGCTGGGAGACATGTACACACCCGGTTTTGATACCTTattgaaaaaggaagaggaacaaGAGAAGCATTCCAAATACTGTCGAATAGGTCTGATTTTGCTCCTTGTTGCCTGCATCTTGGTTTCCATAGTGACCGTTAGCACTTTTTTCACCTAA